From a single Sorghum bicolor cultivar BTx623 chromosome 5, Sorghum_bicolor_NCBIv3, whole genome shotgun sequence genomic region:
- the LOC8083095 gene encoding Bowman-Birk type trypsin inhibitor, whose protein sequence is MRSQVILVVVTLALLGVLAALPLGEGSSWPCCDNCGICNRMIPPKCRCNDISPHGCHPKCNKCVTNTLTAAGDDDGTGPVRAYYCADMITNFCKRRCSPAPAAAFLGEVF, encoded by the exons ATGAGGTCTCAGGTGATACTCGTCGTCGTCACTCTGGCTCTTCTCGGCGTCCTCGCAGCTCTGCCGCTCGGCGAAG GCTCGTCATGGCCGTGCTGCGACAACTGCGGTATTTGCAACAGGATGATCCCGCCGAAGTGCCGGTGCAATGACATTTCGCCGCACGGGTGCCACCCCAAGTGCAACAAGTGCGTCACCAACACGCTcaccgccgccggcgacgacgaTGGAACCGGCCCCGTCCGCGCCTACTACTGCGCGGACATGATCACAAACTTCTGTAAGCGCCGCTGCTCGCCGGCGCCGGCTGCGGCGTTCCTGGGTGAGGTCTTCTGA